Sequence from the Prunus persica cultivar Lovell chromosome G5, Prunus_persica_NCBIv2, whole genome shotgun sequence genome:
GTACAGGAACAGGTGGACCTTGCTGGGCTTCATGTTCTCCGGGATGACGAAGAGCGGCGCGGAGAAGATCAGGCCCGTCCAAGTGTCGGGCGGGGACTGGAAGTACATGAGCATGGTGGCAGCGCCGCCCATGGACTCGCCGAAGAGGAAGGCAGGGAGGTGGAGGTATAATTCGTTGCGGCGCACGTGGAGGAAGAAGGAGAGTGACGTGGCGGCAACTTTCTCCATGTCGCCAAGGTAGCAGCGGAGGCCGTCGGATCGCCCGTGGCCGAGGAGATCGGCGGCGAAGACGGCGTAGCCCCACGTGGCGTAGTGCATGCATATTTTCTGGAAGAGCCAGCCGGTGTCGGATCCGTAGCCGTGGGTCATGAAGACGGTGCCTTTGACTGTTTGATCCAACGGCAAGAAGCTCTGGGTGAAGATCTGGCCGTTAGGAGTCTGGAAGAATGATTTGGTGTTGCGCACGCCTTGGGAGGTGTAGTAGTCCTCCTCTGGCATGTCGCCCCAGAAATTCGGAGGCGTTTCGGTCGCCATCAGGATGGAGCCAGAATTTCAATATGGTTGGTCTAAATTTATCTTATCGGACAAGCCTATAGAAAAGTACGAGTGAATTTCAgtgataacaaaaaaaaataggcaTAATTGATGATTCGTCATTATTTCTCTTTAAAATTTCTCGAAgagtatataaaaaatataaacatacaaactaacaaaaaattcaataaaaacatacttaaatagttaaatatctaatcaaaatcagaaaatggCATTAATTGTAAATAAGAAACTAGGCCTTCATCACATCTTGAATCAACATGTCAACAACTAATCAATTTATCAAAATCCCTAATGAATAATTCATACAAGCAAGAACAccaaaatcaatttcaaatcCTATTTGATAATTCAAGAACCAAAATCAATTGCAACTCATAAACTGATAAACTTCAATTGTAAATAACTAATCATAAACCATAAATAttccccaaaatttcaacataaaaaataata
This genomic interval carries:
- the LOC18777009 gene encoding caffeoylshikimate esterase, whose protein sequence is MATETPPNFWGDMPEEDYYTSQGVRNTKSFFQTPNGQIFTQSFLPLDQTVKGTVFMTHGYGSDTGWLFQKICMHYATWGYAVFAADLLGHGRSDGLRCYLGDMEKVAATSLSFFLHVRRNELYLHLPAFLFGESMGGAATMLMYFQSPPDTWTGLIFSAPLFVIPENMKPSKVHLFLYGLLFGIADTWAAMPDNKMVGKAIKDPAKLRIIASNPRRYTGPPRVGTMREIARVCQYIQDNFSRVTTPFLTVHGTADGVTCPSSSKLLYEKASSVDKTLKIYDGMYHSLIQGEPDENAEIVLRDMREWIDERVERYGPK